A single window of Cataglyphis hispanica isolate Lineage 1 chromosome 2, ULB_Chis1_1.0, whole genome shotgun sequence DNA harbors:
- the LOC126859001 gene encoding probable Rho GTPase-activating protein CG5521 isoform X1 — MFSKKLHVDVKKSTLKIQDVKKDSATRFKHLKIVLENVDTDEAKGFFEGNFSHVYFILYDCFVSAEANLRQRELSFHIVHKAHREELEQVLQLLEKVLTLLPELLNRRWQCHSLARILQKLLHPGNSWKLRRQAIRYFILWYQALGENAPEHIHQMFASLVPGFPPHQASPYKCDRKTENKKEKLMKTANSEEKDKKEFYDTQLGQSTFHDNGSNQCPISQVDGGPILPPQSGEKPLDNETVRFLEALLEFMVTQVVKIEWRDKSTRQYKTFQFLLERFKATYLRHICPEFDDNFSLYKPNLELPTMRKSMNQNQNNYVLCKVAVIKWIASFTHVAKKEGIFAQLSQSTTPNEENTESELRRVSVTQSSTDSNLLSPESTISQQDSQSQEDNTVSAIMLVREVLYGNRDNVNFVHELYRQAFLLDFNHAGAIRKAIAVYKDWIQMNEIPPFMLEPLDGHKDRDSEESQRKDAIETEKSPSESYRQTRLRNDSYLGAIHRENLFIRAGLQNVLQIFITQASNVFFLENSGPASPTLLEEQTDSCKRVLNVYRYVVMHSRLEPATWEQLLRVLLQITSLVLSEKSSRRKHQETIGGKLAPAIFQTLIVTWIKANLNVVISTQLWDQFLEVLTSLTQWEELIREWAKTLDTLTRVLARHVYNLDLNDLPLDRLSEQKSKKRRGVGSRAASTGSVQPVRKDSVDQENNVMPKESVTDHPLRDMRKVRPLPRSASDNTIYSGKTRTKLHRQRTHTIHSGIPVLPLSIEQDMARLLSSNSSSATSRKILSSRRAKSLDSIVIVDSEPPSPRCPSPTPSSGVDSNKDSPIQIENIDGSSIDTNDASERRSVMAGGGVRGWLPDVAVVLWRRMLSALGDVNNIQDPVLHGQVMDYLVQLTQTLIKIRLNQGVSGDNQVTPPAPELIPPLTVIAPWCFKAIQLPEKYESGKLAAYRLICLLTVQPLDISLPKQHLTLFYRAVHSGIASNDSKVLHVLVKYTGPRLFSLNLPGSSLLILDYIHAANVILSSQDIEAPRTEAVSIIGSLLSLPAAIVKLPMLQPNGPDIVTMTCPEAKEHIVTILLRSCRREPTGIARCLALSSIAIFAYKELSYKTQHPRIPEAVTVLLLALRQMQGTEHRRAGFCFPLMDQASHVTVAQVACDSLLLLCDKADVLLELYPNVPSKIIQILSDTLGRMTTRERRGSLTVSMLFCLGEWAMHLGPTVLLQVFQGKHLLMTLFTVLNNIVQNKIGKEFIKTAKSNPEDDDDFDPNITLDNLVNVPSSKSPNKGNIQSVQLAAKMVMMHLINHLGHFPMGIGAARLSSLVVELDDVPGIDGDELSSAIFQAPNIQLLMLSNSIIMSLVELAALDAPGGGVTAGLTTAPSLVRVLLRDLAGKASWDSSILYSQPFVEDDLPLPFAKPVDWNTKLHTDDLNSVITPHNCTPRHTIRHREPHILPTFANAASDMDNLDDLLQYIGHTSPEVLTNPEIALNAPANPPQGHYLESETIATILNQRNAEQEHVNNWSQHISMSASAVSPPSCRPPPAPFHHCRLLFSHLGLSGWELRKRLHLLAKNEKLVRELRNLDSQRSRETHKIAVIYVSQGQEDKNSILSNVTASKEYESFIARLAWEVELESHTGFLGGLVPGKASGVTAPYYATSFTEVLFHVATRMPSDSPESLLQKTRHLGNDEIHIVWSEHWRDYRRDIIPTEFCDVLIVIYPLQNKLYRIQISRKSEIPFFGPLFDECIVEDKVLPGLVRTTALAASRAKRSTLTLYQNYYEERARSIDTVMRNHKEPTTFEEFAANVYSPVQPPSPFSGTSSVSGSTTSVQSTASSNLAAALIDSHQGRSGLRSTSTASSDNRANRVSDGSRVWFSNDIPESTTLHGISPRPVKKMSFKTGPKQRANTQSTPPDSPRNK, encoded by the exons ATGTTCAGCAAGAAACTTCATGTTGACGTCAAAAAGTCGACGCTCAAGATCCAGGATGTCAAGAAGGATAGCGCGACACGGTTCAAACATCTCAAGATTGTGCTAG aaaatgtGGATACTGATGAGGCAAAGGGCTTTTTTGAGGGTAACTTCAGCCATGTCTACTTCATCCTGTACGATTGTTTTGTATCTGCTGAAGCAAATCTTCGACAACGTG AGCTTTCCTTCCATATCG tgCATAAGGCACACAGAGAAGAGTTAGAACAAGTATTGCAGCTTCTGGAAAAAGTTTTAACTCTTCTTCCTGAGCTGCTCAACAGACGATGGCAATGTCATAGTTTAGCACGGATTCTGCAAAAGTTGTTGCATCCTGGTAACAGTTGGAAACTTCGTAGACAAGCCATAAG gtattttattttatggtaTCAAGCCCTTGGAGAAAATGCTCCCGAACATATACATCAAATGTTTGCCAGCTTGGTGCCTGGATTTCCGCCGCATCAAGCGTCGCCTTACAAATGCGATCGTAAAACagagaacaaaaaagaaaaactcatGAAAACAGCTAATTCCGAAGAAAAAGACAAGAAAGAATTCTATGATACGCAACTCGGACAGAGCACCTTTCATGACAATGGATCAAATCAATGTCCTATCAGTCAAGTTGATGGCGGGCCTATCTTACCACCGCAAAGTGGAGAAAAACCACTTGACAATGAGACTGTTAGGTTTTTAGAAGCGTTGCTCGAATTTATGGTCACTCAg gTGGTGAAAATAGAATGGCGGGATAAATCTACGCGACAATAcaaaacttttcaatttttattagaacgcTTTAAAGCAACATATCTTCGTCACATTTGTCCGGAATTTGATGACAACTTTTCACTGTATAAACCTAATCTGGAATTACCTACAATGCGAAAATCGATGAATCAAAATCAGAATAATTATGTGCTCTGTAAAGTCGCTGTAATCAAATGGATCGCAAGTTTCACACATGTTGCTAAAAAGGAAGGAATTTTTGCACAACTTTCGCAAag TACAACACCAAATGAGGAAAATACTGAGTCAGAGTTACGCCGTGTGTCTGTTACTCAAAGTTCTACGGATTCGAATTTATTGTCACCCGAATCGACTATATCCCAGCAAGATAGTCAAAGTCAGGAAGACAATACTGTTTCGGCGATCATGTTAGTTAGAGAGGTTTTGTATGGGAATAGAGATAATGTAAACTTTGTACACGAATTATACAGACAGGCGTTTCTTCTGGATTTTAATCATGCGGGAGCTATAAGGAAAGCTATTGCCGTTTATAAAGATTGGATTCAAATGAAT GAAATTCCTCCGTTTATGTTGGAACCATTAGACGGTCATAAGGATCGAGATTCGGAAGAAAGTCAGAGAAAGGATGCCATTGAAACGGAGAAGAGTCCTTCTGAAAGTTATCGACAGACAAGATTAAGAAACGACTCTTATCTTGGCGCTATACATCGGGAGAATTTATTCATTAGAGCAGGCTTGCAAAatgttttgcaaattttcattACTCAAGcatcaaatgtatttttcttagaGAATTCGGGACCTGCATCTCCAACATTACTTGAGGAACAAACGGACAGTTGTAAGAGAGTCTTAAATGTGTATCGATACGTTGTTATGCACTCTAGACTGGAACCAGCAACTTGGGAACAGTTGCTTAG AGTATTACTCCAAATTACATCGCTCGTATTGAGTGAGAAATCATCTCGTCGCAAACATCAAGAAACTATCGGCGGGAAACTTGCTCCTGCGATATTCCAGACTTTAATTGTTACATGGATCAAGGCTAACTTAAACGTGGTTATTTCTACTCAGTTGTGGGACCAGTTCCTAGAAGTGTTAACATCGTTAACACAATGGGAAGAGCTAATTCGAGAGTGGGCG aaaACTCTGGACACGCTGACAAGAGTATTGGCGCGTCATGTATACAACTTGGATTTGAACGATCTACCTTTAGATAGACTTAGCgaacaaaaatcaaaaaagcGACGTGGAGTTGGAAGTCGCGCAGCATCGACAGGAAGTGTACAGCCAGTTCGAAAAGATAGTGTCGATCAAGAGAATAATGTTATGCCGAAAGAAAGCGTTACAg ATCATCCGTTGCGCGATATGAGGAAAGTACGGCCGTTACCGCGCAGCGCGAGCGACAACACTATATACAGCGGCAAAACTCGTACAAAATTGCATAGACAACGCACGCATACGATACACAGTGGCATTCCCG TACTCCCCCTATCGATAGAACAAGATATGGCGCGGTTACTGTCAAGCAATTCATCGTCGGCGACCAGTCGGAAAATATTATCCAGCAGACGTGCCAAATCTTTGGATAGCATTGTTATAGTCGATAGCGAACCACCGTCGCCACGATGCCCATCGCCGACACCCAGCAGTGGCGTCGACAGCAACAAAGATAGCCCGATAcagatagaaaatattgatgGTAGCAGTATTG ATACAAACGATGCATCTGAGAGGAGATCAGTTATGGCAGGCGGAGGAGTACGTGGATGGTTACCAGATGTGGCTGTCGTTTTATGGCGCCGTATGCTATCAGCACTGGGGGATGTCAATAATATTCAAGATCCTGTTTTGCATGGCCAAGTGATGGATTATCTCGTGCAACTCACACAAACATTGATTAAg ATACGTTTAAATCAAGGAGTATCTGGAGATAATCAAGTAACACCTCCGGCACCAGAATTGATTCCACCATTAACAGTCATTGCACCTTGGTGCTTCaag GCGATTCAACTTCCTGAGAAATACGAAAGTGGCAAATTGGCCGCATATCGTCTTATATGTCTCTTAACTGTGCAACCATTGGATATCAGTCTACCGAAACAGCATCTTACGCTTTTCTATCGCGCCGTTCATAGTGGGATTGCTAGTAATGACAGTAAAGTACTACACGTACTCGTAAAGTACACAGGACCTAGATTATTTAGTCTGAATCTACCTGGATCGAGTCTCTTAATTCTGGACTACATACATGCTGCTAATGTGATACTTAGCAGTCAAGACATTGAG gcGCCAAGGACAGAAGCTGTTTCTATTATCGGTTCGTTGTTATCCTTACCTGCTGCAATAGTTAAACTACCCATGTTACAACCGAATGGACCTGACATTGTAACTATGACGTGTCCAGAAGCAAAA GAGCATATTGTAACAATACTTTTGCGAAGTTGTCGACGAGAACCCACTGGAATTGCGAGATGCCTGGCTCTATCAAGTATTGcgatatttgcatataaagaATTGTCCTACAAAACACAACATCCAAGAATTCCAGAGGCTGTTACAGTCCTTCTTCTTGCACTTAGA CAAATGCAAGGAACGGAGCATCGCAGAGCTGGTTTCTGTTTTCCTTTAATGGATCAG GCTTCACATGTCACAGTTGCTCAGGTTGCATGTGATTCTCTTCTACTTCTTTGCGATAAAGCCGATGTGCTGTTAGAATTGTATCCTAATGTGCCATCTAAGATAATACAG ATCTTGTCGGACACACTAGGGCGAATGACAACGCGAGAAAGACGTGGCTCACTGACAGTGTCGATGCTATTTTGCTTGGGTGAATGGGCTATGCATTTAGGACCGACCGTATTACTACAAGTGTTTCAAGGAAAACATCTTCTAATGACCTTATTTACA gtGTTAAACAACAtagtgcaaaataaaattggaaaagaatttataaaaaccgCTAAGAGTAATCCAGAGGACGATGATGATTTTGATCCTAATATTACATTGGATAATTTGGTCAACGTGCCTTCCTCGAAATCACCTAACAAAGGAAATATTCAGTCTGTACAATTGGCAGCAAAAATG GTAATGATGCATTTAATCAATCATTTGGGACACTTTCCAATGGGTATTGGAGCCGCGCGTCTTTCGTCTTTGGTCGTCGAGCTGGACGACGTTCCTGGAATCGATGGAGACGAATTGTCTTCTGCCATTTTTCAAGCGCCTAATATACAGCTCTTGATGCTTTCTAATTCAATCATAATGTCATTAGTAGAATTGGCGGCACTGGACGCACCTGGCGGAGGAGTTACAGCCGGTTTGACTACGGCTCCTTCTTTGGTCAGAGTTTTGTTGCGCGATCTCGCTGGAAAAGCTTCCTGGGACAGTTCGATCTTATACAGCCAACCTTTTGTCGAGGATGATTTACCATTGCCATTTGCGAAGCCtg ttgATTGGAACACGAAATTACATACGGACGATTTGAACAGTGTCATCACGCCTCACAATTGTACACCCAGACATACGATACGACATCGTGAGCCTCACATATTGCCGACTTTTGCGAACGCTGCGAGCGATATGGACAACTTGGATGAT ctTCTTCAGTACATAGGACACACGAGTCCAGAAGTTTTGACTAACCCGGAGATTGCTCTTAATGCTCCTGCTAATCCACCCCAGGGACATTATCTTGAAAGCGAGACTATCGCGACGATTTTGAATCAAAGAAATGCCGAGCAAGAACACGTGAACAATTGGAGTCAACACATCAG tATGAGTGCATCGGCAGTTAGTCCACCATCGTGCCGTCCGCCACCGGCGCCGTTTCATCACTGCCGCCTTCTATTTTCACATCTAGGTCTGTCTGGTTGGGAGCTGCGCAAAAGATTGCATTTGCTGGCGAAAAATGAGAAGCTCGTACGTGAACTCCGTAATCTCGACAGCCAACGTTCCAGAGAGACGCACAAGATAGCGGTCATTTACGTCAGCCAGGGTCAGGAAGACAAAAACTCCATACTAAGCAACGTCACTGCCAGTAAGGAGTATGAGAGCTTTATCGCGAGGCTCGCTTGGGAAGTTGAATTAGAATCGCACACGGGTTTCCTTGGCGGCCTGGTACCTGGGAAAGCATCCGGTGTTACCGCACCATATTATGCTACATCATTCACCGAAGTTCTGTTTCATGTTGCTACGAGAATGCCGTCGGATAGTCCCGAGAGTTTATTGCAAAAA ACACGACATCTTGGCAATGATGAAATCCACATAGTTTGGTCGGAACACTGGCGAGATTATCGTAGAGATATCATACCCACAGAGTTCTGCGATGTTTTGATAGTCATTTATCCGCTACAAAATAAGCTATATCGAATACAGATCTCGCGAAAATCGGAAATTCCGTTTTTCGGGCCTTTATTCGACGAGTGCATTGTGGAGGATAAGGTATTGCCAGGTTTAGTGAGAACGACCGCATTAGCCGCGAGTAGAGCTAAACGGTCTACGCttacattatatcaaaatta ttACGAAGAAAGAGCGCGATCTATCGATACTGTTATGAGAAATCACAAAGAACCTACAACGTTCGAGGAGTTTGCGGCTAACGTTTATTCACCGGTGCAACCGCCAAGCCCGTTCAGCGGAACTTCGTCTGTCTCTG GCTCTACAACAAGCGTGCAATCCACAGCATCATCAAACCTCGCGGCAGCACTTATTGATTCGCACCAAGGACGTTCCGGTCTACGCAGCACTTCGACAGCTAGCAGTGACAATCGTGCGAATAGAG TTTCTGATGGAAGCAGAGTGTGGTTTAGCAATGACATCCCCGAGAGCACTACGCTTCACGGAATTTCACCAAGACCTGTAAAAAAGATGTCCTTTAAAACTGGACCAAAGCAGAGAGCTAACACGCAGTCCACTCCACCAGATAGtccgagaaataaataa